The following coding sequences are from one Leptolyngbya sp. NIES-3755 window:
- a CDS encoding oligopeptidase B (similar to AA sequence:cyanobase_aa:LBDG_50510), which yields MQSSNSPTPPIASKQSYVHQLHGDERRDDYFWLRDRENPEVIAYLEAENAYTDAMMQHTESLQTKLYEEMLSRIQEDDLSVPYRKGDYYYYTRTETGKAYPIYCRKYQSLDAPEEVLIDQNELAEGTEYFSLGVLEVSPNQQILAYSTDTTGAERYTLFFLDLTTREIYPESIPDTASFAWGNDNQTVFYAQIDPANRPYKLFRHQLGSDTNELLFHESDDAYFLGVEKTRSEAYLILGLGSKITTEAYYLDANNPTGEFRVIRPRQTGIEYQVEHHTDTFYVLTNEDALNFKLVKASVNDPSHWETVIEHREDVFLEGVSAFADHLVIYDRESGLPNIRVRKLSTQEEHKITFPEPTYKVSESINPEFNTQTLRFGYTSLVTPSSVFDYDLDAKTRELKKETPVLGGFDRSNYKSERLEAIAPDGEKVPLSIVYKAGIEPNGKNPLLMVGYGSYGFSYPDSFSPTRLALLDRGVVIAIAHIRGGSEMGRRWYEDGKFLHKQNTFSDFIACAETLTKSGWTDSEHLAISGGSAGGLLMGAVINQRPELFKSAIAQVPFVDVVTTILDTSLPLSATEWEEWGNPNDPEFYFYMKGYSPYDNVEAKNYPALLVTAGLNDPRVSYWEPAKWTAKLRAMKTDNNVLLLKTNMGAGHGGASGRYERLKEIAFEYAFLLDQWKLA from the coding sequence ATGCAGTCTTCAAATTCGCCCACGCCCCCGATCGCATCTAAACAATCCTATGTTCACCAATTGCATGGAGATGAACGCAGGGATGACTATTTTTGGTTACGCGATCGAGAAAATCCTGAAGTGATCGCCTATCTTGAAGCCGAGAATGCTTACACCGATGCGATGATGCAGCACACAGAATCATTGCAGACGAAGCTATACGAAGAGATGCTTTCGCGTATTCAGGAGGACGATTTATCAGTGCCCTATCGCAAAGGGGACTATTACTATTACACTCGCACTGAGACTGGAAAAGCTTATCCAATTTACTGTCGAAAGTATCAATCTTTAGATGCACCAGAAGAAGTGTTGATTGATCAGAACGAGCTTGCTGAAGGGACAGAATACTTTAGCTTAGGTGTGTTAGAAGTCAGTCCAAATCAGCAAATCTTAGCGTATTCAACCGATACAACTGGAGCCGAACGCTACACATTATTCTTTCTGGATTTAACTACTCGCGAAATCTATCCCGAATCAATTCCTGATACGGCTTCTTTTGCTTGGGGCAATGATAATCAGACCGTATTCTATGCCCAAATTGATCCTGCAAATCGTCCCTATAAACTGTTCCGACATCAATTAGGCAGTGACACTAATGAACTTCTCTTTCACGAGTCTGATGATGCTTACTTTCTCGGTGTTGAAAAAACTCGGAGTGAAGCTTACCTGATTCTAGGTTTAGGTAGCAAAATCACCACAGAAGCTTACTACCTTGATGCGAACAATCCGACCGGAGAGTTTCGTGTGATTCGTCCGCGTCAAACAGGTATCGAATATCAGGTCGAACATCACACCGATACGTTTTATGTTCTTACCAACGAAGATGCACTGAATTTCAAGCTAGTGAAAGCTTCAGTGAATGATCCGAGCCATTGGGAGACTGTAATCGAGCACAGAGAAGATGTTTTTTTAGAAGGTGTAAGTGCGTTTGCGGATCACTTAGTAATTTACGATCGAGAATCAGGTCTTCCCAATATCCGGGTTCGCAAACTCTCCACTCAGGAAGAACATAAAATTACTTTTCCAGAACCCACCTACAAAGTCTCAGAATCGATCAATCCAGAGTTTAATACTCAAACACTCCGGTTTGGGTACACTTCGCTTGTAACGCCTTCTTCGGTGTTTGATTATGATTTGGATGCGAAAACTCGTGAACTGAAAAAAGAAACACCAGTGTTGGGTGGATTCGATCGCTCTAACTACAAGAGTGAACGGCTTGAAGCGATCGCGCCAGATGGTGAGAAAGTTCCATTGTCGATCGTGTACAAAGCAGGCATCGAACCGAATGGAAAAAATCCTCTACTAATGGTCGGCTATGGCTCCTATGGATTTAGCTATCCTGATTCCTTTAGTCCGACCCGGTTAGCATTACTCGATCGAGGAGTTGTGATTGCGATCGCACATATTCGCGGCGGTTCCGAGATGGGTCGGAGATGGTACGAAGACGGCAAATTCTTGCACAAACAAAATACATTCAGTGACTTTATTGCGTGTGCGGAAACCTTGACCAAGTCAGGCTGGACAGATTCGGAACACTTAGCAATCTCTGGGGGTAGTGCAGGTGGATTGTTAATGGGGGCTGTGATCAATCAGCGTCCAGAACTGTTTAAAAGCGCGATCGCGCAAGTTCCTTTCGTGGATGTGGTCACAACAATTTTAGATACCTCTTTGCCGCTCTCTGCAACTGAATGGGAAGAATGGGGCAATCCGAATGATCCAGAGTTCTACTTTTACATGAAAGGCTACTCTCCTTACGATAATGTCGAAGCAAAGAACTATCCTGCTTTGCTAGTTACGGCAGGTTTGAATGATCCACGAGTGTCTTACTGGGAACCTGCAAAATGGACAGCGAAACTCAGAGCGATGAAAACAGATAACAATGTGTTACTGCTAAAAACGAACATGGGAGCGGGACACGGAGGCGCATCTGGACGATATGAACGACTCAAAGAGATTGCGTTTGAGTATGCGTTTCTGCTGGATCAGTGGAAGCTTGCTTAG
- a CDS encoding ATP-dependent DNA ligase (ab initio prediction:Prodigal:2.6;~similar to AA sequence:cyanobase_aa:SynRCC307_1018) produces MIHSTDFTSIDAFYRFAIAAEQIAATTKRLTKAAILGDYFTTLEDDDLRLAARYFAGSPFPQFDQRVLQIGGSALMNALLIVSEAESNTLQTELVKRGDLGEVAADVLSNTIAPTLRLSEVGEAFAALVEIRGNQRKVAGIVDLLKRATAIETKYLIKLMSGDLRIGLREGAVEDAIARLASEPVSKIQWVNMLTGDIGETAVRARHKQLDTARMQLFHPIKFMLASPVEEFEEITTRMPEGFAVEDKYDGIRAQVHIANANSESRSLHGTTIDNIRVALFSRTLDEITGTFPDLVDALATLDSELILDGEIVPFQGDRILPFQELQKRLGRKTLTDELLQSVPVAFVAYDILYCNGKVLIEEPYQVRRSILESLNLDTPRLRRAISKQFTDVTLLEQEFQAARDRGNEGLMVKYLQSTYRPGKRGKDWLKVKRAIATLDVVITAAEVGTGKRSRFLSDFTFAVRASETDPTLLNVGKAYSGLTDAEVQELSDWLKQHTIEEFAHGRVRTVEPQIVLEITFDRVQVSKRHKSGYALRFPRILRIRSDKPPEEIDTLETVRKLADQLEGNYSEATQFVDRTSIASET; encoded by the coding sequence ATGATTCACTCCACTGATTTCACGTCGATCGATGCTTTTTATCGATTCGCGATCGCTGCTGAACAAATCGCAGCTACGACAAAACGACTGACCAAAGCTGCCATTTTAGGCGACTATTTTACAACTCTAGAAGATGACGATTTACGGCTTGCAGCGCGGTATTTCGCGGGTTCGCCCTTTCCCCAATTCGATCAGCGGGTCTTACAAATTGGGGGGTCTGCTTTGATGAATGCGCTTTTGATTGTGAGTGAAGCAGAATCTAATACACTACAAACTGAATTAGTGAAGCGGGGCGATTTAGGAGAGGTTGCGGCTGATGTGCTGTCTAATACGATCGCTCCGACATTACGACTGTCTGAAGTGGGAGAAGCATTTGCAGCTTTAGTCGAAATCCGAGGCAATCAGCGGAAGGTTGCAGGAATTGTGGATTTGCTCAAACGGGCGACTGCGATCGAAACAAAGTACTTGATCAAATTAATGTCGGGAGATTTACGAATTGGACTGCGCGAAGGAGCGGTTGAAGATGCGATCGCACGGTTGGCGAGTGAGCCTGTCAGCAAAATTCAATGGGTGAACATGCTGACCGGAGACATTGGAGAGACTGCGGTGCGAGCACGTCACAAGCAGCTTGACACAGCGCGAATGCAGCTATTCCACCCGATTAAGTTTATGCTGGCAAGTCCAGTCGAAGAATTCGAGGAGATTACCACTCGAATGCCTGAAGGGTTCGCGGTTGAGGATAAGTACGATGGAATTCGTGCTCAAGTTCATATTGCAAACGCGAATTCAGAAAGTCGATCGCTTCATGGAACCACGATCGACAATATTCGAGTTGCGTTGTTCTCTCGAACCTTAGATGAAATTACTGGAACTTTTCCCGATTTAGTCGATGCTCTAGCAACATTAGATTCGGAGTTGATCTTAGATGGCGAGATTGTTCCATTCCAAGGCGATCGCATTCTGCCATTTCAAGAATTGCAAAAACGACTGGGACGAAAAACGCTTACAGACGAACTATTACAGTCGGTTCCAGTTGCTTTTGTTGCCTATGATATTTTGTACTGCAATGGGAAAGTTTTAATCGAGGAACCGTATCAAGTTCGTCGATCGATTCTCGAATCACTGAATTTAGACACACCTCGACTTAGAAGAGCGATTTCCAAACAGTTCACTGATGTCACATTGTTAGAGCAAGAATTCCAGGCAGCCCGCGATCGAGGAAATGAAGGCTTGATGGTCAAATACTTACAATCGACCTACAGACCTGGAAAACGCGGCAAGGACTGGTTGAAAGTGAAACGTGCGATCGCGACTTTAGACGTAGTGATCACAGCCGCAGAAGTGGGAACCGGAAAACGTAGTCGCTTTCTCTCAGACTTTACCTTTGCAGTTCGGGCTAGTGAGACTGATCCAACTTTGCTGAATGTGGGTAAAGCGTATTCTGGGTTAACGGATGCTGAAGTGCAAGAACTATCTGATTGGCTCAAACAACATACGATTGAGGAATTTGCTCACGGTCGAGTCAGAACTGTAGAGCCGCAAATCGTACTAGAAATCACCTTCGATCGAGTTCAAGTTTCAAAGCGTCATAAGAGCGGCTATGCGCTGAGATTTCCTCGAATTCTACGGATTCGCTCCGATAAACCACCCGAAGAAATTGATACGCTAGAAACCGTTCGCAAACTTGCCGATCAACTCGAAGGCAATTACAGCGAAGCAACACAATTCGTCGATCGGACTTCCATTGCATCAGAGACATAA
- a CDS encoding nitrogen regulatory protein P-II (similar to AA sequence:cyanobase_aa:LBDG_47600), giving the protein MHTVKRIEIISDSIELPRIIRSLKDSNIDRYTIFRNVETSGISGTDDAIEMAFIVAFCPPEQVKTAIEKIRPILNRFGGSCYVSDAMEVRSTNCVASL; this is encoded by the coding sequence ATGCACACGGTTAAACGAATTGAAATTATTTCTGACTCGATCGAGCTTCCAAGAATTATTCGCAGCCTAAAAGACTCGAATATCGATCGCTATACGATCTTTCGGAATGTCGAAACGAGCGGAATTTCAGGGACAGATGACGCGATCGAGATGGCATTTATTGTCGCATTCTGTCCGCCTGAACAAGTGAAAACCGCGATCGAGAAAATCCGCCCGATCCTGAACCGATTTGGTGGATCATGTTATGTCTCTGATGCAATGGAAGTCCGATCGACGAATTGTGTTGCTTCGCTGTAA
- a CDS encoding hypothetical protein (protein of unknown function DUF897;~similar to AA sequence:cyanobase_aa:LBDG_47590) yields MDFSLIISNFLNPPVLFFFLGMLAVLVKSDLDIPAPIPKLFSLYLLLSIGFKGGVELARSGISQAVVVTLFAAIAMSILVPIYTFFILRSRLDPYNSAAIAATYGSISAVTFITAGSFLDQLQIPYDGYMVAALALMESPAIIIGLILVNVFTDRPDDSESIQWSEVLREAFFNGSVFLLVGSVAIGFLTGEHGWQTLKPFTQDMFYGVLTFFLLDMGLVAAKRIQELQKAGAFLVSFGVLIPLVNATIGIFLAKAIALSSGDALLFSVLCASASYIAVPAAMRLTVPEANPSFYISAALAVTFPFNILIGIPLYEYGINLLW; encoded by the coding sequence ATGGACTTTAGCCTGATCATTTCTAATTTTCTCAATCCGCCTGTCTTGTTCTTTTTTCTAGGAATGCTGGCGGTTTTGGTAAAATCTGATCTCGATATTCCTGCACCAATTCCGAAGCTATTTTCGCTGTATCTATTGTTGTCGATCGGGTTCAAAGGTGGAGTCGAACTAGCCCGGAGTGGAATTAGTCAAGCGGTGGTTGTGACGCTATTTGCTGCGATCGCAATGTCGATTCTCGTTCCGATCTATACGTTTTTCATTTTGCGATCGCGCTTAGATCCTTACAATTCTGCTGCGATCGCGGCAACGTATGGATCGATTAGTGCAGTGACGTTTATTACGGCTGGATCTTTTCTCGATCAGTTGCAGATTCCCTACGACGGTTATATGGTGGCGGCTTTGGCATTGATGGAATCGCCTGCGATTATTATTGGGTTGATTTTGGTGAATGTGTTTACCGATCGTCCTGATGATTCTGAATCGATTCAATGGTCGGAAGTGCTGCGAGAAGCGTTTTTTAATGGTTCTGTGTTTCTCTTGGTTGGCAGTGTTGCGATCGGGTTTTTGACCGGTGAACATGGTTGGCAAACCTTGAAACCGTTTACGCAAGATATGTTTTATGGAGTATTAACGTTCTTTTTGCTCGATATGGGATTAGTCGCGGCAAAACGAATTCAAGAATTGCAAAAAGCAGGAGCATTCCTAGTTTCGTTTGGTGTATTAATTCCATTAGTGAATGCAACGATTGGAATATTTTTAGCAAAAGCGATCGCGCTTTCTTCAGGTGATGCTCTTCTATTCTCGGTTTTATGTGCGAGTGCGTCTTATATTGCAGTTCCCGCAGCGATGCGATTAACGGTTCCTGAAGCAAATCCGAGCTTTTATATTTCTGCTGCACTTGCGGTCACGTTCCCATTCAATATTTTGATCGGCATTCCATTGTACGAATACGGTATTAATCTACTTTGGTGA
- a CDS encoding hypothetical protein (conserved hypothetical protein;~similar to AA sequence:cyanobase_aa:LBDG_30320) — MASITQLQKPKYVYFGGKVCLWEDANFHISSEAVLRGLNVFEGLKGYWQPDGSFGIVAMRRHYDRLRRSAKILYIPFEMSYEEFEQAHHELIKLLYQRDRNMWVRATLYGDEGFWGEGSTSNLVLTAYHTPMTRPAPMNLGITPWKRGSDLALPCRVKTSTNYQIARFVKIEGRDRGYSDMIILNEAGRVAETTQTCVLMVRDGKVFTPPAWEGALESITVDIVESICRSLGIPFERRPIERTELIIADEVALVGTLTEITPVKSIEKTEYGANPIISAISDRFHNAVLGIDPHPAVDFSLIPPQTESPLVAAQLTAVV; from the coding sequence ATGGCTTCCATTACTCAACTCCAGAAACCCAAATACGTCTACTTCGGCGGCAAAGTTTGCCTCTGGGAAGACGCGAATTTTCATATCTCTAGCGAAGCAGTTCTGCGCGGTCTCAATGTATTTGAAGGTCTAAAAGGTTACTGGCAGCCCGATGGAAGCTTTGGAATTGTAGCGATGCGGCGACACTACGATCGCTTACGTCGATCGGCGAAAATTCTCTACATCCCGTTCGAGATGAGCTATGAAGAATTCGAGCAAGCACACCACGAATTAATCAAATTGCTCTATCAGCGCGATCGCAACATGTGGGTTCGTGCCACACTCTATGGCGATGAAGGATTCTGGGGCGAAGGCAGTACGAGCAATCTCGTTCTCACGGCATATCACACGCCAATGACGCGCCCGGCTCCGATGAATTTAGGCATTACACCTTGGAAACGGGGAAGTGATTTAGCGCTTCCTTGCCGGGTGAAAACCAGTACGAATTATCAGATTGCGCGGTTTGTCAAGATTGAAGGACGCGATCGCGGTTATTCTGACATGATCATTCTGAATGAAGCGGGACGAGTGGCGGAAACGACTCAGACCTGTGTGCTGATGGTTCGAGATGGCAAGGTGTTCACGCCGCCTGCTTGGGAAGGAGCCTTGGAAAGTATCACGGTTGATATTGTGGAAAGTATTTGTCGATCGCTGGGGATTCCGTTTGAGCGTCGCCCGATCGAGCGAACTGAGTTGATTATTGCCGATGAAGTGGCGCTGGTCGGAACCTTGACCGAAATTACGCCTGTGAAATCGATCGAGAAAACTGAGTACGGCGCGAATCCGATTATTAGCGCAATCAGCGATCGATTTCACAATGCTGTTTTAGGAATTGATCCGCACCCTGCGGTTGATTTCTCGTTGATTCCGCCTCAGACTGAATCGCCCTTAGTAGCTGCACAACTGACGGCTGTAGTTTAA
- a CDS encoding hypothetical protein (hypothetical protein MC7420_5543;~similar to AA sequence:cyanobase_aa:LBDG_30310) — MKTEETRSRIWLTLSLGIALFYAGLALREAFSDPTMIQDDARVYLIWMQRFIDPELFPNDWMAKYFQSVTPWGLGTFFWLGAKLGIAPIVLSKFLPVGISVLLAGYGYRSTIALFPVPIAGFFSTAILLQSCWQRDDLASSAPRSFWALLLVALVYYFVKRSWIAIALCVTAMALFCPLAAVLVAIWLGLRGVWGLWKRRVNRAEWIVLAITIALLLPYVLSQSEFAPTVNAAQARLMPEFQPGGRLPFFYPNPFRFWIDSTDGGFQVSFNPPLIGLGLLLPIFLRFRNRFPQLQQLNPDWIILPQLAGTGIIGFFLAHALFVKLHFPSRYITHSWRIGMAIASGIVIVILLDRLKAWRTGAVSILACVMLLYPHLAWRSFPDTGYGGGSHPSLYEFLKTTPKSTLTAYLGEDGSNLPMLSLRSTLAAQEYALPFHLGYYLPMRQRAIDLIDAQYSDRLEPAKKLIQTYNVTHWLLDSNAFAPDYLKSYRWFRLFEPNVSQAMSALRAGRVPAIQKIAGKCAIAKPDNVTVLEAGCILKN, encoded by the coding sequence ATGAAGACCGAGGAAACGCGATCGAGGATTTGGCTGACTCTGAGTTTGGGAATTGCTCTGTTTTATGCTGGGCTAGCATTGCGCGAGGCATTTTCCGATCCGACGATGATTCAAGATGATGCTCGCGTTTATCTGATTTGGATGCAGCGCTTCATTGACCCCGAATTGTTTCCGAATGATTGGATGGCGAAGTATTTCCAGTCTGTGACTCCTTGGGGATTGGGAACGTTCTTCTGGCTTGGAGCAAAGCTTGGAATTGCGCCGATCGTTCTGAGTAAATTTCTGCCTGTGGGGATTAGTGTGCTGTTGGCTGGGTATGGATATCGATCGACGATCGCACTTTTTCCAGTGCCGATCGCGGGTTTTTTCAGTACTGCGATTTTGCTGCAAAGCTGCTGGCAACGGGATGATCTCGCTTCTTCGGCTCCACGATCGTTTTGGGCATTGTTGCTGGTGGCATTGGTGTACTATTTTGTGAAACGGTCTTGGATTGCGATCGCGCTTTGTGTTACTGCCATGGCACTCTTTTGCCCTTTAGCAGCGGTTTTGGTGGCGATTTGGCTAGGATTGCGAGGCGTTTGGGGATTGTGGAAGCGGCGGGTGAATCGGGCAGAATGGATTGTTTTAGCAATAACGATCGCGCTTTTATTGCCTTATGTGTTGAGTCAATCCGAATTTGCTCCGACCGTGAATGCAGCACAGGCACGATTAATGCCAGAATTTCAGCCAGGAGGACGGTTACCGTTCTTTTATCCAAACCCGTTTCGATTCTGGATTGATAGTACCGATGGCGGATTTCAAGTCTCGTTTAATCCGCCGCTGATTGGTTTGGGATTGTTGCTCCCCATATTTTTACGATTTAGAAATCGCTTTCCTCAATTACAACAACTCAATCCAGATTGGATCATCTTGCCACAACTGGCTGGAACCGGAATCATTGGATTTTTTCTAGCCCATGCACTGTTCGTGAAGCTGCACTTTCCGAGCCGATACATTACTCATAGTTGGCGGATTGGAATGGCGATCGCTTCAGGAATCGTGATTGTCATTTTGCTCGATCGCCTCAAAGCTTGGCGAACAGGTGCAGTCTCAATTCTTGCCTGTGTTATGTTGCTTTACCCACATCTCGCTTGGCGATCGTTTCCTGATACCGGGTATGGTGGCGGCAGTCATCCTTCCCTCTACGAATTTCTCAAAACCACGCCTAAATCAACTTTGACCGCTTACTTAGGCGAAGATGGCAGTAACTTACCGATGCTATCTTTGCGATCGACCTTAGCTGCTCAAGAATACGCCCTCCCGTTTCATCTAGGCTACTACCTGCCAATGCGACAAAGAGCAATTGATCTGATCGATGCTCAATACAGTGATCGTTTAGAGCCTGCTAAAAAACTGATTCAAACCTACAACGTGACACATTGGTTACTTGATTCCAATGCGTTTGCACCGGACTATCTTAAAAGCTATCGGTGGTTTCGATTGTTTGAACCGAATGTGAGTCAAGCTATGTCAGCACTCAGAGCGGGAAGGGTTCCAGCGATTCAGAAAATTGCGGGAAAATGTGCGATCGCAAAACCCGATAACGTTACCGTTCTAGAGGCTGGTTGCATTTTGAAGAACTGA
- a CDS encoding methyltransferase type 11 (similar to AA sequence:cyanobase_aa:Npun_F0673): protein MNSQNPELLEKIRQQFDSQPYPKTPIEISPKEDFNGLFLHNFLTPHYLRNQKLVNPTEVAILDVGCGSGYKTLILAEANPGATIIGIDLSEQSVSLARERLKFHGFPEVQFYRLPLDEVAQLGMKFDYINCDEILYLMPDLTQALKILKTALKPTGILRGNLHSLYQRHNFFRSQQLFHWMGLMDGNPEATEISIVLDTMKALKDDVPLKRQTWSPQQAEERPEEYVLMNYLFQGDKGYTLEQLFEALRGASLEFICMVNQRDWDLMSLFQDPQALPEAWSSSLPQLSMEDRLQLFELISPVHRLLDFWCGHLGQTPQWEMPRFWQTSEWEHVRVHLHPQLKSAIAKSALIASIQQQQSFDLSQYLTGAAALGSHVLLSPNLASALLPLWDAPQMFSELVDRILTIRPCDPVTLEPTDPHQAAKDLRDSIVNLELSLHVLLERTSVLQNATSL, encoded by the coding sequence GTGAATTCGCAAAATCCTGAGCTACTAGAAAAAATTCGGCAACAGTTCGATAGTCAGCCCTATCCCAAAACACCGATCGAGATTTCACCCAAAGAAGATTTCAACGGGCTTTTTCTTCATAATTTCCTGACCCCGCACTATCTCCGTAATCAAAAACTGGTCAACCCAACCGAAGTCGCGATTCTTGATGTCGGATGCGGCAGCGGTTATAAAACATTGATTCTGGCAGAAGCGAACCCAGGTGCAACGATTATTGGGATCGATTTGTCTGAGCAATCTGTTTCTCTCGCTCGTGAACGGTTAAAGTTTCATGGCTTTCCAGAGGTTCAATTTTATCGATTACCCCTCGATGAAGTCGCTCAGTTGGGCATGAAGTTCGACTATATCAACTGCGATGAAATTCTCTATTTGATGCCGGATCTCACTCAAGCATTGAAAATATTGAAAACAGCACTGAAGCCCACTGGAATTTTGCGGGGGAACTTGCATAGTTTGTACCAGCGGCATAATTTCTTTCGATCGCAGCAACTTTTCCATTGGATGGGATTGATGGACGGCAACCCAGAAGCGACCGAAATCAGTATTGTCCTAGATACGATGAAAGCACTCAAAGACGATGTGCCTCTGAAGCGTCAAACTTGGAGTCCGCAACAAGCCGAGGAACGCCCCGAAGAGTACGTGCTGATGAACTATCTATTTCAGGGGGATAAAGGCTATACGCTCGAACAACTGTTTGAAGCATTGCGGGGAGCAAGTCTTGAATTTATCTGTATGGTGAATCAGCGCGATTGGGATTTGATGTCGCTGTTTCAAGATCCACAAGCCTTACCGGAAGCTTGGTCATCGAGCTTGCCACAACTCTCAATGGAAGATCGACTGCAATTGTTTGAGCTAATTTCGCCTGTGCACCGATTGTTAGATTTTTGGTGTGGACATCTCGGACAAACCCCCCAGTGGGAAATGCCGAGATTCTGGCAAACCAGTGAATGGGAGCACGTTCGCGTTCACTTACATCCACAGTTAAAAAGCGCGATCGCGAAATCGGCTCTGATCGCTTCCATTCAGCAGCAACAATCGTTTGATCTCAGTCAATATCTGACAGGCGCGGCTGCACTCGGTTCTCATGTGCTCCTGAGTCCAAATCTTGCTTCAGCATTGTTGCCTCTGTGGGATGCTCCTCAGATGTTTTCGGAATTAGTTGATCGTATTCTCACGATTCGCCCTTGTGATCCGGTGACACTAGAACCCACTGATCCACACCAAGCTGCGAAAGATTTACGCGATTCGATCGTCAATTTGGAACTCAGCTTGCACGTTTTACTAGAGCGCACTTCAGTTCTTCAAAATGCAACCAGCCTCTAG
- a CDS encoding porphobilinogen synthase hemB (similar to AA sequence:cyanobase_aa:LBDG_01660), translated as MFPNHRPRRLRNHPQLRCMVRENVLTTSDLIYPLFAVPGESIANEVRSMPGVYQLSIDKIVEEAKQVYDLGIPSIILFGIPDDKDTDATGAWHDCGIVQKAATAVKEAVPELIVIADTCLCEYTSHGHCGYLEVGDLTGRVLNDPTLELLKKTAVSQAKAGADIIAPSGMMDGFVAAIREGLDEAGFQDIPILSYAAKYASAYYGPFRDAAESTPQFGDRRTYQMDPGNSREAIKEIELDIAEGADMLMVKPALAYMDIIHQVKQASNLPVAAYNVSGEYAMVKAAALNGWIDEERVVMETLLGFKRAGADLILTYHAKDAARWLNG; from the coding sequence ATGTTTCCAAATCACCGCCCTCGTCGGCTTCGCAATCATCCTCAACTGCGCTGCATGGTGCGCGAAAATGTTTTAACAACCAGTGATTTAATTTACCCGTTGTTTGCCGTGCCGGGTGAATCGATCGCGAATGAAGTGCGATCGATGCCAGGGGTGTATCAGTTATCGATCGATAAAATTGTCGAGGAAGCAAAGCAGGTTTACGATTTGGGCATTCCTTCGATCATTTTGTTTGGAATTCCTGATGATAAAGATACCGATGCAACTGGAGCTTGGCACGATTGCGGAATTGTACAAAAAGCTGCAACCGCCGTCAAAGAAGCCGTTCCAGAATTGATCGTGATTGCAGACACTTGCTTATGTGAATACACCTCACACGGACATTGCGGCTATCTTGAAGTCGGAGATTTAACCGGACGGGTATTGAATGATCCGACTTTAGAACTGTTGAAGAAAACGGCGGTCTCACAAGCAAAAGCGGGAGCCGATATCATTGCACCGTCAGGAATGATGGATGGCTTTGTCGCTGCGATCCGAGAAGGCTTAGACGAAGCAGGATTTCAAGATATTCCGATTTTGTCCTACGCTGCGAAATATGCCTCAGCTTACTATGGTCCGTTCCGAGATGCGGCTGAATCGACTCCTCAATTTGGCGATCGACGGACGTATCAGATGGACCCTGGCAATTCACGTGAGGCAATCAAAGAGATCGAGTTGGACATTGCTGAAGGTGCGGACATGCTCATGGTTAAGCCCGCTTTGGCTTACATGGATATCATTCACCAAGTGAAACAAGCCTCGAATTTGCCTGTTGCAGCTTATAACGTGTCGGGCGAGTATGCGATGGTGAAAGCGGCTGCGCTGAATGGCTGGATCGATGAAGAACGAGTCGTGATGGAGACTTTATTGGGCTTCAAACGGGCGGGAGCAGATTTGATTCTGACCTATCACGCGAAAGATGCAGCACGTTGGTTGAATGGTTGA